One Aphidius gifuensis isolate YNYX2018 linkage group LG5, ASM1490517v1, whole genome shotgun sequence genomic region harbors:
- the LOC122858422 gene encoding protein obstructor-E-like, whose protein sequence is MNSNHLFVLAGIISTVSGLAIYNAPLNGAPNCPELFGVQTYANPADCNSFFLCTNGTLTLEKCENGLLYDGHGAVHNHCNYNWAVDCGERKADYTPLSTEECEYQFGLYPESDSCSTNYVKCIYGERHLAECTPGLAYDEKSHSCVWPDQLIPYCNPEAIVGFTCPTKVPKHTASAKFWPFPRFAVPGDCGRLITCVEGNPRLITCGDGQLFDSITLSCMDPDEHPQCADGQ, encoded by the exons ATGAATTCGAATCATCTATTTGTTCTGGCGGGAATCATTTCTACCG tTAGTGGTCTTGCAATTTATAATGCACCATTAAATGGAGCTCCAAATTGTCCAGAATTATTTGGAGTACAAACTTATGCTAATCCAGCTGattgtaattcattttttctctGTACAAATGGCACATTGACACTTGAAAAATGTGAAAATGGTCTTCTTTATGATGGACATGGGGCTGTTCATAATCATTGCAATTATAACTGGGCTGTTGATTGTGGTGAACGCAAGGCCGATt aTACTCCATTATCAACCGAAGAATGTGAATATCAATTTGGTTTATATCCAGAAAGTGATTCATGCAGTacaaattatgtaaaatgtatttatgGTGAAAGACATTTGGCAGAATGTACACCTGGTCTCGCTTACGATGAGAAGAGTCATTCATGTGTATGGCCAGATCAATTAATTCCATACTGTAATCCAGAAGCCATTGTTGGATTTACCTGTCCTACCAAAGTTCCAAAACACACTGCTTCAGCTAAATTTTGGCCATTCCCAAG attcgCTGTTCCTGGTGATTGTGGAAGATTAATCACATGTGTTGAGGGTAATCCACGTTTGATAACTTGTGGTGATGGCCAATTATTTGACTCAATAACACTCAGCTGTATGGATCCTGATGAACATCCTCAATG tgcTGAtggacaataa
- the LOC122858420 gene encoding peritrophin-1-like, with product MGSSQIIAFILVIFAAEALSQKNDEDPCQTKARVVGDKDYCDRYWECVGGSPQLFDCPNGLVFAGKHRGVTEGCDYPWRSEYCEGKRQANGPIGADHCEWLYGIFGHEKSCTRYWTCWNGTATEQLCIGGLLYNEATHSCDWPENVVGCQKHPLCNDDPNGNVPLGKSCNRYWQCQGGYPRLQRCPAMLVFDRRSLRCVVPPTEDCEVPTTPPSTEKESPDGNIEEENPEEENLPPGVPPLPAGAVPIALRNRPRN from the exons atgggATCGTCACAGATTATTGCATttatacttgttatttttgCTGCTGAgg cattatcacaaaaaaatgatgaagatCCATGTCAAACAAAAGCTCGAGTTGTTGGTGACAAAGATTATTGTGATAGATATTGGGAATGTGTAGGTGGTTCACCTCAATTATTTGATTGTCCAAATGGTTTGGTATTTGCTGGTAAACATCGTGGAGTTACTGAAGGTTGTGATTATCCATGGAGATCAGAATATTGTGAAGGTAAACGTCAAGCAAATGGACCAATTGGTGCTGATCATTGTGAATGGCTTTATGGTATTTTTGGTCATGAAAAATCATGCACAAGATATTGGACATGTTGGAATGGTACAGCAACTGAACAACTTTGTATTGGTGGTCTTCTTTATAATGAAGCAACACATTCATGTGACTGGCCAGAGAATGTAGTTGGTTGTCAAAAACATC caTTATGTAATGATGATCCAAATGGTAATGTACCACTTGGTAAATCATGCAATCGTTATTGGCAATGTCAAGGTGGTTATCCACGTCTTCAAAGATGTCCAGCTATGCTTGTCTTCGACAGAAGATCATTGAGATGTGTCGTACCACCAACTGAAGATTGTGAGGtaccaacaacaccaccaaGTACTGAAAAAGAATCACCAGATGGTaatattgaagaagaaaatcCTGAAGAAGAAAATCTTCCACCTGGTGTTCCACCTTTACCAGCTGGTGCTGTACCTATTGCTCTAAGAAACAGAcccagaaattaa